In a genomic window of Methylobacter sp. YRD-M1:
- a CDS encoding DUF779 domain-containing protein, protein MSVARVSCTPAAAELIAKLKRLHGCGLLFHQSGGCCDGSAPMCYPQDEFQVGDSDVKLGEIEGCPFYMGADQFEYWRHTHLIIDVVPGRGSGFSLEAPEGVRFITRSRLLTKEEEANLDR, encoded by the coding sequence ATGAGCGTAGCCCGCGTTTCCTGCACCCCGGCCGCTGCCGAACTGATCGCCAAACTCAAACGGCTGCACGGCTGCGGACTATTGTTCCATCAGTCGGGCGGCTGCTGCGACGGCAGCGCGCCCATGTGTTATCCGCAGGACGAATTCCAGGTCGGCGATTCTGACGTGAAGCTGGGCGAGATTGAAGGCTGTCCTTTTTATATGGGCGCCGATCAATTCGAGTACTGGCGGCATACCCATCTGATCATCGACGTGGTGCCGGGCAGGGGCAGCGGTTTCTCGCTGGAAGCGCCCGAAGGCGTGCGGTTTATCACTCGCTCGAGATTGTTGACCAAGGAAGAAGAAGCGAATCTTGATCGCTAA